A single window of Candoia aspera isolate rCanAsp1 chromosome 3, rCanAsp1.hap2, whole genome shotgun sequence DNA harbors:
- the MOCS3 gene encoding adenylyltransferase and sulfurtransferase MOCS3, with product MEAPEATWLPPEEDLAEDGGGDDAPAAAEMAPDRPPLRAGLSRLDIQRYSRQLVLPELGVRGQLRLSSCAVLVVGCGGLGCPLAQYLAAAGVGRLGLVDHDVVELSNLHRQVLHRESRLGHSKAHSAAASLEELNSAGRYVPYNLALSPAIALELVQAYDIVADCSDNVPTRYLVNDACVLAGKPLVSASALRLEGQLVVYNFQGGPCYRCLFPKPPPPETVTSCADGGVLGVVPGILGSLQALEVLKIASGMGSSFSQSMLLFDALEGRFHHIKLRPRDPKCAVCGDRPSLMTLQDYETFCGSSATDKCQRLHLLSSKERISVEEYRKILDNQIAHVLVDVRPLVEVEICCLPKSLHVPLNKLERKDEECLKSLYQKIQEEKQRTDDSVAFPVYVVCKLGNDSQKAVRILQELPYDELGLISIKDIKGGLMAWADKIDHEFPQY from the coding sequence ATGGAGGCTCCGGAGGCGACTTGGCTTCCCCCTGAGGAGGATTTGGCGGAGGACGGAGGCGGCGACGACGCGCCCGCGGCGGCCGAGATGGCGCCGGATCGTCCCCCGCTCCGGGCGGGACTCAGCCGGCTGGACATCCAGCGCTACTCGCGGCAGTTGGTGCTGCCGGAGCTGGGCGTGCGCGGGCAGCTGCGGCTTTCCTCGTGCGCGGTGCTGGTCGTGGGCTGCGGAGGGCTGGGATGCCCGCTGGCCCAGTACCTGGCCGCTGCGGGCGTGGGCCGCCTGGGGCTGGTGGACCACGACGTGGTGGAGCTGAGTAACCTGCACAGGCAGGTGTTGCACCGGGAGAGCCGCCTGGGCCACTCCAAAGCGCACTCGGCGGCTGCCTCGCTGGAAGAGCTGAATTCCGCCGGGCGGTACGTGCCTTACAATCTGGCGCTTAGCCCCGCCATCGCCCTGGAGCTGGTCCAGGCTTACGACATCGTCGCCGACTGCTCCGACAACGTGCCCACCCGCTATCTGGTCAACGACGCCTGCGTACTGGCTGGCAAGCCCTTGGTGTCCGCCAGCGCCTTGCGCTTGGAGGGACAGCTGGTGGTGTACAACTTCCAGGGGGGGCCCTGCTACCGCTGCCTCTTCCCTAAGCCCCCTCCCCCTGAGACGGTCACCAGCTGTGCCGACGGTGGGGTCTTGGGGGTTGTGCCAGGCATCCTCGGCTCCCTGCAGGCCCTGGAGGTGCTCAAGATCGCTTCGGGGATGGGATCCTCCTTCAGTCAGTCGATGCTGCTCTTCGATGCCCTTGAAGGACGGTTTCACCACATCAAGCTAAGGCCCAGGGATCCCAAGTGTGCTGTGTGTGGGGACCGGCCCTCCCTGATGACCCTGCAGGATTATGAAACTTTCTGCGGGTCTTCAGCAACTGATAAGTGTCAGAGGTTGCACTTATTGTCTAGCAAAGAGAGGATATCGGTAGAAGAATACAGAAAGATTCTAGACAACCAGATTGCTCATGTATTGGTTGATGTCCGTCCACTAGTCGAAGTGGAGATCTGTTGCTTGCCAAAATCCCTCCATGTGCCTTTAAATAAActagaaagaaaagatgaagaatGTTTGAAGTCTTTGTACCAGAAGATACAGGAAGAGAAGCAGAGGACTGATGACAGTGTGGCTTTTCCAGTTTATGTTGTCTGTAAATTAGGAAACGACTCTCAAAAAGCTGTGAGAATATTACAGGAACTGCCTTATGATGAGCTAGGCTTAATTTCAATTAAGGATATCAAAGGAGGACTCATGGCATGGGCTGACAAAATTGACCATGAGTTTCCTCAGTATTAA
- the DPM1 gene encoding dolichol-phosphate mannosyltransferase subunit 1 isoform X1: MWRRLSGRLVMASVAHKYSVLLPTYNERENLPLVVWLLVRSFEESGNEFEIVIIDDGSPDGTQEVAEQLIKVYGSDKILLRPRAKKLGLGTAYIHGMKHATGNFIIIMDADLSHHPKFIPEFIKTQKEGNFDIVSGTRYKGKGGVHGWDIKRKLISRGANFLTQVLLWPGASDLTGSFRLYRKEVLQKLMERCVSKGYVFQMEMIVRARQLGYSIGEVPISFVDRVYGESKLGGNEIVSFLKGLLTLFATT; this comes from the exons ATGTGGCGGCGGTTGAGCGGTAGGCTCGTTATGGCGTCCGTGGCCCACAAGTACTCGGTGCTGCTTCCCACCTACAATGAGCGGGAGAATCTGCCGCTGGTCGTGTGGCTGCTGGTGAGGAGCTTCGAGGAGAG TGGGAATGAGTTCGAAATTGTAATTATAGATGATGGAAGCCCAGATGGGACACAGGAAGTTGCTGAACAGTTAATAAAGGTTTATGGATCAGACAAAATT CTGTTGAGACCCAGAGCAAAGAAACTTGGATTGG GAACTGCTTACATTCATGGAATGAAACATGCCACAGGAAACTTCATTATTATTATGGATGCTGATCTCTCACACCAT cCCAAATTCATTCCAGAGTTTATCAA aacacagaaagaaggaaattttgatATTGTGTCTGGAACTCGATATAAAGGAAAAGGAGGTGTGCATGGATGGGACATAAAACGAAAATTGATCAG CCGAGGTGCCAACTTTTTAACTCAAGTTCTATTATGGCCAGGTGCATCAGACTTAACAGGAAGCTTTAG ATTATATAGAAAAGAGGTTCTACAAAAACTGATGGAGAGATGCGTTTCGAAAGGATATGTTTTCCAAATGGAAATGATTGTCCGGGCCAGACAACTGGGTTACTCTATTGGAGAG GTTCCTATATCATTTGTGGACCGGGTCTATGGAGAATCCAAACTAGGAGGCAATGAAATAGTTTCCTTTCTGAAAGGATTGTTGACTCTATTTGCCACTACATAA
- the DPM1 gene encoding dolichol-phosphate mannosyltransferase subunit 1 isoform X2, whose product MSGRICRWSCGCCGNEFEIVIIDDGSPDGTQEVAEQLIKVYGSDKILLRPRAKKLGLGTAYIHGMKHATGNFIIIMDADLSHHPKFIPEFIKTQKEGNFDIVSGTRYKGKGGVHGWDIKRKLISRGANFLTQVLLWPGASDLTGSFRLYRKEVLQKLMERCVSKGYVFQMEMIVRARQLGYSIGEVPISFVDRVYGESKLGGNEIVSFLKGLLTLFATT is encoded by the exons ATGAGCGGGAGAATCTGCCGCTGGTCGTGTGGCTGCTG TGGGAATGAGTTCGAAATTGTAATTATAGATGATGGAAGCCCAGATGGGACACAGGAAGTTGCTGAACAGTTAATAAAGGTTTATGGATCAGACAAAATT CTGTTGAGACCCAGAGCAAAGAAACTTGGATTGG GAACTGCTTACATTCATGGAATGAAACATGCCACAGGAAACTTCATTATTATTATGGATGCTGATCTCTCACACCAT cCCAAATTCATTCCAGAGTTTATCAA aacacagaaagaaggaaattttgatATTGTGTCTGGAACTCGATATAAAGGAAAAGGAGGTGTGCATGGATGGGACATAAAACGAAAATTGATCAG CCGAGGTGCCAACTTTTTAACTCAAGTTCTATTATGGCCAGGTGCATCAGACTTAACAGGAAGCTTTAG ATTATATAGAAAAGAGGTTCTACAAAAACTGATGGAGAGATGCGTTTCGAAAGGATATGTTTTCCAAATGGAAATGATTGTCCGGGCCAGACAACTGGGTTACTCTATTGGAGAG GTTCCTATATCATTTGTGGACCGGGTCTATGGAGAATCCAAACTAGGAGGCAATGAAATAGTTTCCTTTCTGAAAGGATTGTTGACTCTATTTGCCACTACATAA